The following proteins are encoded in a genomic region of Panthera leo isolate Ple1 chromosome F2, P.leo_Ple1_pat1.1, whole genome shotgun sequence:
- the ZNF706 gene encoding zinc finger protein 706, whose product MARGQQKIQSQQKNAKKQAGQKKKQGHDQKAAAKAALIYTCTVCRTQMPDPKTFKQHFESKHPKTPLPPELADVQA is encoded by the exons ATGGCTCGTGGACAGCAGAAGATTCAGTCGCAGCAGAAAAATGCCAAAAAGCAAGCtggacaaaagaagaaacaaggacATGACCAAAAGGCTGCTGCCAAAGCTGCCTTAATATATACCTGCACTGTCTGTAGG acacAAATGCCAGACCCTAAGACCTTCAAGCAGCACTTTGAAAGCAAGCATCCTAAGACTCCACTTCCTCCAGAATTGGCTGATGTTCAGGCATAA